The following are encoded together in the Salvia hispanica cultivar TCC Black 2014 chromosome 6, UniMelb_Shisp_WGS_1.0, whole genome shotgun sequence genome:
- the LOC125195615 gene encoding receptor-like protein EIX2, protein MISYKRFAIKYVLVVLLFYVIVSGDAEVRCIESEREALLSFKNGLIDKRGILSSWESNECCKWHGVECSNTTGHIITLDLGFFLDQLRGKIGSSLLELHHLNYIDFSWIDFGGIPIPEFIGSMKQLQHLYLSCSNFTGIVPPQLGNLTNLRSLDLSGNSLSCTSLSCFGFASGSLEILILSYNQLNGSIPDDLRSFSSLTHLNLKRNNFTGSIPLSISQLSKLQVLDLSLNSFEGLVPVSIGQLSKLQILYLSHNYLEGLVSESHFSKLDNLKTLDLSFNPSLIMDIDSDWIPPFQLETISLGRCNVGPYFPKWIRTQRNLSVLDLLGANITDEAPRWLWSSSSLLAKLYLSDNQISGTVPNLSSTSILYMDISFNKFSGPIPLFPANASVIQFSGNMISGSISSICETLHDHLKTLDLSDNRLVGEIPNCWEKIPNLYSLNLANNSFSGKIPGSFGNLQKFAALQMHGNNLYGELPYSLRHCQRLGFLDVGGNKLTGKIPTWIGRLHKMQFLNLRGNKLHGSIPPEICNLTNIQVMDLSINNLSSIIPDCFNNFTVLATKNATHIDPFLFGSVYLFTKNGNKHYGYSSFQWKGQE, encoded by the coding sequence ATGATTTCTTATAAAAGATTTGCAATCAAATATGTTCTTGTTGTTCTTCTCTTCTATGTGATTGTTTCAGGAGATGCAGAAGTGAGATGCatagagagtgagagagaagcTCTTCTAAGCTTCAAGAATGGCCTCATCGACAAGCGTGGTATTCTCTCGTCGTGGGAGAGCAACGAATGCTGCAAATGGCACGGTGTTGAGTGCAGCAACACCACTGGCCATATCATCACCCTCGACCTCGGTTTCTTTCTTGATCAATTAAGAGGTAAGATTGGCTCTTCATTGCTTGAGTTGCATCATTTAAACTATATTGACTTCAGTTGGATTGATTTTGGAGGCATCCCAATCCCGGAATTCATTGGTTCCATGAAACAGTTGCAACACTTGTATCTTAGTTGTTCTAACTTTACTGGGATCGTTCCTCCTCAGTTAGGGAACCTTACCAACCTGCGCTCACTTGATCTCTCGGGAAACTCTTTGAGTTGTACATCTCTCTCTTGTTTTGGTTTCGCATCGGGATCACTGGAAATACTGATCTTGTCTTATAATCAACTCAACGGGTCGATTCCAGACGACCTGAgatcattttcttcattgaCACACCTGAACCTTAAGAGAAATAACTTTACAGGCTCCATTCCTCTAAGTATAAGCCAACTTTCCAAGCTTCAAGTTCTAGATCTTTCTCTTAATTCTTTTGAAGGCTTAGTTCCTGTAAGTATTGGCCAACTCTCGAAGCTTCAAATTCTATATCTTTCTCATAATTATTTGGAGGGTTTAGTCTCCGAATCCCACTTCTCTAAGCTTGATAATTTAAAGACATTGGATCTATCCTTCAATCCATCATTGATCATGGATATTGACTCTGATTGGATTCCTCCCTTTCAATTGGAAACTATATCTTTAGGCAGGTGCAATGTGGGCccatattttccaaaatggATCCGAACTCAAAGGAATTTGTCAGTCCTTGATCTCCTTGGTGCCAATATAACAGATGAAGCCCCGAGGTGGTTGTGGAGTTCATCTTCTTTATTAGCAAAGTTGTATCTCTCCGACAATCAAATAAGTGGTACAGTTCCGAATCTCTCATCTACCTCCATCTTATACATGGATATTAGTTTCAATAAGTTCTCAGGTCCTATACCATTATTTCCCGCCAATGCTTCCGTGATTCAGTTTAGTGGAAATATGATCTCCGGTTCAATTTCATCCATTTGCGAAACTCTCCACGATCATCTTAAGACCCTTGACCTCTCCGATAATCGGTTGGTAGGAGAGATTCCCAATTGCTGGGAGAAAATTCCCAACTTGTACTCCCTCAATTTGGCTAACAACAGTTTTTCGGGTAAAATTCCTGGCTCTTTCGGTAATTTGCAGAAATTTGCTGCATTGCAGATGCATGGTAATAATTTATATGGTGAATTGCCATATAGTTTGAGACATTGCCAAAGATTGGGTTTCTTGGATGTTGGAGGCAACAAGTTAACAGGAAAGATCCCTACTTGGATTGGTCGGTTGCATAAAATGCAGTTTCTTAACCTTCGTGGAAATAAATTGCATGGAAGTATTCCTCCCGAGATATGCAATCTTACTAATATTCAAGTTATGGATTTGTCGATAAACAACTTGTCATCAATAATACCTGATTGCTTCAACAATTTTACTGTCTTGGCTACTAAGAATGCCACGCATATTGATCCATTCCTTTTTGGTtcagtatatttatttactaagAATGGTAATAAGCACTATGGATATTCATCATTTCAATGGAAAGGCCAGGAATAG